A single region of the Anopheles funestus chromosome X, idAnoFuneDA-416_04, whole genome shotgun sequence genome encodes:
- the LOC125762308 gene encoding C-type lectin 37Da-like, whose product MKHSFVSLLLVAFLFQFQISAISQNAVSFRILQVKSYYFQFTFKLNWHKAAAFCRSQGLFLVSINNQAQLDGIIDYIKNSGFFRTEKNLQMWTSGNDLGEHNQFIWTSTGERIVLDRWSVDEPNHWVVENCIVEHCVVLQHYGPPVSGGANYSLDDRACQWEYFFMCESLEG is encoded by the exons ATGAAACACTCCTTTGTATCTCTATTATTAGTGgcctttttgtttcaattccaAATATCAGCCATAAGTCAAAATGCAGTATCGTTTAGGATTTTACAAGTGAAATCTTACTACTTTCAATTCACTTTTAAG CTAAACTGGCACAAGGCGGCTGCGTTTTGCAGGTCCCAAGGTTTGTTCCTAGTGTCGATCAACAACCAAGCGCAACTCGACGGAATCATTGACTACATAAAGAATAGTGGATTTTTCCGCACCGAGAAGAATCTTCAAATGTGGACATCGGGCAATGATCTGGGAGAGCATAATCAATTCATCTGGACATCGACGGGCGAACGGATAGTATTAGATCGGTGGTCAGTGGATGAGCCTAACCATTGGGTGGTGGAGAATTGTATAGTAGAGCACTGTGTAGTACTTCAGCACTATGGACCTCCAGTGTCTGGTGGAGCTAACTATTCGCTGGACGATCGGGCTTGCCAGTGGGAGTACTTTTTCATGTGCGAATCGTTGGAAGGTTAG
- the LOC125774571 gene encoding C-type lectin 37Db-like, whose translation MVKVQKVFLLVVLTVLERSVQETSDTTFGIFRHKEYYFSNSFKLNWFKAVENCRLRGMFLLSVRNGEERETVVQYLDGTGYTKMRDSFMFWTSANDLGEEGEFHWASTGERVNYANWREGEPTGIGGNNATKEDCCCMEYRSGGGANFNYTFNDRSCKQELLFLCETLPV comes from the exons ATGGTTAAAGTACAAAAAGTGTTCCTGCTTGTCGTGCTAACGGTGCTAGAGCGGTCGGTTCAAGAGACCAGTGACACCACGTTCGGGATCTTTCGTCACAAAGAGTACTACTTCAGCAACTCTTTTAAG CTGAATTGGTTCAAGGCGGTAGAGAACTGTCGGTTGCGAGGCATGTTCCTCCTTTCGGTAAGGAACGGCGAAGAGCGGGAAACAGTCGTACAGTATCTGGACGGCACGGGCTATACCAAGATGCGCGACAGTTTTATGTTCTGGACATCTGCAAACGATCTGGGTGAGGAAGGAGAATTCCACTGGGCATCTACCGGAGAGCGTGTTAACTATGCAAACTGGAGGGAAGGAGAACCGACCGGCATCGGTGGAAATAATGCCACCAAGGAGGACTGTTGCTGCATGGAGTACAGGTCGGGAGGTGGTGCAAACTTTAACTACACGTTCAATGATCGATCTTGTAAGCAAGAATTATTGTTCCTGTGTGAAACACTGCCAGTATGA